A genomic window from Triticum urartu cultivar G1812 chromosome 7, Tu2.1, whole genome shotgun sequence includes:
- the LOC125523984 gene encoding disease resistance protein RGA4-like — MPPTNMCHHGHQINFAVSQRFFIVIDDMRALIWHDIKYAFPVDPKFSIVIVTTTTRSIANACSCAHGHVYVMTTLGEQHSRQLFFQEASMGDPPQLGDHMQLGSEALKKCDGLPLALVTTGRLLQGDPTRERWANLGTNLGKHLETNEALASLKRVLVHSYTSLGSQDVKACLLYLGIYPSGHPIRRGSLIRRWLAEGFVQGGHRSSALDAAIGSFHELLDQSIIQPIDASNAEVKTFQTHGMMIEFILNKSINENFVTLLYDKATLPSNVRWLSVHNKTAASSKVNPKDLRLVRSLTIFGNTHKSVLDFPKYKLMRVLDLEECDEYLEDKHLREICSNLVLLRYLSLGGAATVTVLPKEIKKLQLLETLDVRRTKIEILPKEVLKLPCLIHLFGKFKLEGVGRMGKLQIWLSENSNLETLAGFVGDKSQEFTQLMEHMKHLTKLKIWCESTTDVSSNLTHLSVAIKGFIERGTNLTTSCSLSLNFSGERSQDLLNFSLENGNSYYLSSLKLQGNNIFSLPLFVTMLAGLTKLCLTFPHHRLSGDIGDALSKVRGLKYLKLIAAQLDHFVIRQGALEILQSLCIVVEVMTGLAIEEGALPDLDSLQLLCKDLNGFSSTTIQSLPLLKEVALHDELDDQIKLGWKEAAKNHPRRPKVLFKLVGNEPAVGTSTVAIPTAGTLAQEAPVAPPTNTILAMTTRSGAISTEESVQVVTSEIGSEPAAEIPVAPITDMPLSVTMLSGAISTGEPVQVVTSEMGSESAAEISPVAIATNTITTTLAVESEHVESSESYAAPPTYMTLSLAMPPKAVSDGNSVPVATSKTGSETVAKIHADPATSDNTTLSVNHNIFANAQQEHPVKVVAYEMGSESAAEIPMASSTTDNATSLNHDAFANAQQEHPGNQLSIVVDDVVFLNCCTS, encoded by the exons ATGCCGCCCACCAACATGTGCCACCACGGTCACCAAATCAACTTCGCTGTCTCCCAGAG ATTCTTCATTGTAATCGATGACATGCGGGCATTAATTTGGCATGATATAAAATATGCTTTCCCTGTGGATCCCAAGTTCAGCATAGTTATCGTTACAACGACGACCCGGTCCATAGCAAATGCATGCAGCTGTGCTCATGGTCATGTGTACGTGATGACAACTCTTGGCGAGCAACATTCGAGACAATTGTTTTTCCAAGAAGCTTCCATGGGAGACCCACCACAACTTGGTGATCATATGCAGCTGGGCTCAGAAGCACTAAAGAAATGTGATGGTCTACCCCTTGCTCTTGTTACCACTGGCCGGTTGTTGCAAGGTGATCCCACACGAGAAAGATGGGCAAATCTGGGCACAAACCTTGGCAAACATCTAGAGACAAATGAGGCCTTAGCAAGTTTGAAGCGCGTGCTTGTCCATAGCTACACCAGTCTTGGTAGCCAAGATGTCAAGGCTTGCTTGCTATATTTGGGTATTTACCCAAGTGGCCATCCAATCAGGAGAGGAAGCCTGATAAGGAGATGGTTAGCTGAAGGGTTCGTTCAAGGGGGTCATAGATCTAGTGCCCTGGATGCCGCTATTGGGAGTTTTCATGAGCTGCTCGACCAGAGTATCATCCAGCCTATTGATGCCAGCAATGCAGAGGTTAAGACATTCCAAACTCACGGAATGATGATAGAGTTCATCCTGAACAAGTCTATAAATGAGAACTTTGTTACCTTGTTATACGATAAGGCTACCCTACCCAGTAATGTCCGTTGGCTCTCTGTGCATAATAAAACTGCAGCAAGTTCGAAAGTGAATCCAAAGGATTTACGGCTTGTCCGGTCTTTGACAATCTTCGGTAACACGCACAAATCTGTCTTGGACTTTCCCAAGTATAAATTGATGCGAGTTTTGGATCTTGAAGAATGTGATGAATACTTGGAGGACAAGCATCTGAGAGAGATATGCAGCAACCTGGTGCTACTCAGGTACTTAAGCCTCGGGGGTGCTGCTACAGTTACAGTTCTTCCCAAAGAGATCAAGAAGCTTCAACTTTTGGAGACACTTGATGTAAGAAGAACCAAGATCGAGATTCTGCCCAAAGAAGTGTTGAAGTTGCCATGCCTGATTCACCTGTTTGGAAAGTTCAAGCTTGAAGGTGTAGGCCGAATGGGTAAGCTACAGATTTGGTTGTCAGAGAACAGTAACTTGGAAACACTAGCAGGATTTGTCGGGGACAAGAGCCAAGAATTTACGCAACTCATGGAACATATGAAGCACCTGACAAAGCTGAAAATATGGTGCGAGTCCACGACCGATGTCAGCAGCAACTTAACTCATCTCTCAGTGGCCATCAAGGGGTTCATCGAGAGAGGCACCAATTTGACAACTTCATGTTCACTCTCACTGAACTTCAGCGGTGAACGGTCTCAGGACTTGCTGAATTTCTCCCTAGAAAATGGCAACTCCTACTATCTTAGCTCGCTCAAGCTACAAGGAAACAACATATTCAGCCTGCCTTTATTTGTTACAATGTTGGCTGGTCTCACTAAGTTGTGCCTTACATTCCCTCATCATCGGCTAAGCGGTGACATTGGTGATGCCCTGAGCAAAGTGCGCGGCCTGAAGTACCTGAAGCTGATTGCAGCTCAACTGGATCATTTCGTTATCAGACAGGGTGCACTTGAAATCCTGCAAAGCTTATGCATCGTAGTGGAAGTCATGACTGGGCTGGCAATTGAAGAGGGAGCTCTACCGGACCTTGACTCTCTCCAGTTGTTATGTAAGGATCTAAATGGCTTTAGCAGCACGACGATCCAGTCCCTGCCGCTTCTTAAGGAGGTCGCTCTCCATGATGAACTGGACGACCAAATAAAACTTGGGTGGAAAGAAGCAGCAAAGAACCATCCCAGACGTCCCAAGGTCTTGTTTAAACTGGTGGGAAATGAGCCTGCTGTAGGAACTAGCACTGTGGCAATACCCACAGCTGGTACGTTGGCCCAAGAGGCTCCCGTGGCACCACCTACTAATACGATTTTAGCAATGACAACACGGTCTGGTGCCATTTCTACTGAAGAGTCTG TACAAGTTGTTACGTCTGAGATAGGAAGTGAGCCTGCTGCGGAAATCCCTGTGGCACCAATTACGGATATGCCATTATCAGTGACCATGTTGTCCGGTGCCATTTCAACTGGAGAGCCCG TACAAGTTGTTACTTCTGAGATGGGAAGTGAGTCTGCTGCAGAAATTAGCCCTGTGGCAATAGCTACTAACACGATAACCACAACGCTTGCTGTGGAAAGTGAACACGTGGAGAGTTCTGAAAGCTATGCGGCACCACCTACTTATATGACATTATCACTGGCAATGCCGCCCAAGGCTGTTTCTGATGGAAATTCTG TACCAGTTGCTACTTCTAAGACGGGAAGTGAGACTGTTGCAAAAATACACGCAGATCCAGCTACTAGTGATAATACAACATTGTCGGTGAATCACAACATCTTTGCAAATGCACAACAAGAACATCCTG TAAAAGTTGTTGCTTATGAGATGGGAAGTGAGTCTGCTGCTGAAATCCCTATGGCATCATCTACCACTGATAATGCAACATCACTTAACCATGATGCATTTGCTAATGCACAACAAGAACATCCTGGTAATCAACTAAGTATTGTTGTCGATGATGTTGTTTTCCTTAACTGCTG TACAAGTTGA